Genomic window (Streptomyces sp. NBC_01142):
GGAGTTGGGCGTCCAGCAAACCCTGACATCGACTCTGTCCAACGTTGTTGCTGGCCAGGGGAAGGGACCACGAGGCTGTGAGCGTGAATGTCAGCGATGTGCGAGGGAGGGGTGACATGCGGAAACCGCAAGTCCGGGTAACGGTTAACTCCCGCTGCAAGCGGAGCTGCTACTACTGCCGGCCGTCGGGTGAGGCCGTGGCCACCGAGTCCGGCACCGACCTGGCGCCCGAACAGCTGATCGCCGTCGCGAAGGCCGTCCGGGCTCAGGGTGTGGAGAGCATCAAGCTGACCGGCGGGGACCCGGCTCTGTACGAGCCGCTCGTGGAGGTCGTGCGCCGCCTGCGCCAGGATGCCGGCATGAGCGAGGTCGAGGTGATCTCGCGGCACCCGAGGATCGGCGAGCTCGCGCCTGCGCTCGCCGAGGCCGGGGTGACCCTGTTCAACGTCTCCCTGGACACCCTGGACGCGGGACTGCATCACGAGATCTGCGGCGTGAACGACCACGCCGACGTGCTGGCCGCGATCGAGGCGTGCGTGGCCACCGGCGTCCCCGTGAAGGTCAACGTCGTGGTGATGGACGGGATCAACGCCTCGGAGATCGACCCGCTGATCGCGTGGTGCGAGGAGGCCGGGGTCGAGAGTGTGAAGCTCCTCGACATCATCAAGGACCTCGGCGAGGGCAGCGAGAGCTTCGCCCGGCGCCTGGAGATCAAGCGCAGCCGGAACCTTCCCGACCTCTACGTCTCCATGGAGGAGCTCGCGGGCGACCTGCGCGTGCGGGCCATCGACGAGGAGACGGTGCAGCAGGGCGGCCTCGGCCACCCGATGACGGTGTTCACCATGCCCTCGGGCACCAAGGTGGTCCTCAAGGACTCCACCGCCGGCGCCTGGTACGGCTCGGTGTGCCGCGGCTGCCCGCTCTTCCCGTGCCACGACGCGCTGATGGCACTGCGCCTGACCGCCGACGCCCGGCTGCAGTTCTGCCTCCTGCGCGAGGACGTCACCGTCGACCTCGCCCCGCTGCTGGAGACGGACGACCAGGAGACGCTGGCCGCCCAGGTGGAAGCCGCGTTCGAGATGTACGCCGACGCCTACTTCCGGCCCGGCGACGCCACTCCGCAGGAACTGCTGGAGGCGCACCGGTGAGCGGCGTGTTCATGGGGCTTCCCTCCGGGCTGACGACCGTCCCGTCGCCCCCGGCCTCCGAAGCGCGGGAGGGTCTGCCGACGGTCATCCTGGTCTATCCGAAGATCGACCACGAGAAGGACTACGTCTACTTCTGGATGCCGTTCTCGCTGCTGACCATCGCCAAGCCGCTCATGGAGAGCGGCCTGGTGAACGTGGTCCTGTTCGACGGCAATCAGAGGGACGCCGCGGCGTGGGAGCGGCTGCTGGACGAGCACCTCGGGCGGACGGCGTGCATCGGGGTCAGCATCATGACCGGCGGGGGGCAGATCGGGCACGCCCTGGAGATGGTGCGGGCCGCGAAGAAGCGCCGCTTCTGTCCGCCGGTCGTCTTCGGCGGGCCGCACGT
Coding sequences:
- a CDS encoding radical SAM protein; the encoded protein is MRKPQVRVTVNSRCKRSCYYCRPSGEAVATESGTDLAPEQLIAVAKAVRAQGVESIKLTGGDPALYEPLVEVVRRLRQDAGMSEVEVISRHPRIGELAPALAEAGVTLFNVSLDTLDAGLHHEICGVNDHADVLAAIEACVATGVPVKVNVVVMDGINASEIDPLIAWCEEAGVESVKLLDIIKDLGEGSESFARRLEIKRSRNLPDLYVSMEELAGDLRVRAIDEETVQQGGLGHPMTVFTMPSGTKVVLKDSTAGAWYGSVCRGCPLFPCHDALMALRLTADARLQFCLLREDVTVDLAPLLETDDQETLAAQVEAAFEMYADAYFRPGDATPQELLEAHR